One Actinosynnema pretiosum DNA segment encodes these proteins:
- a CDS encoding VOC family protein, with amino-acid sequence MITRAASVAIPVSDQDEAIGFFVGVLGFEKRVDVEIGGRRWVEVAPPGADTVLTPYTWVEHHGDRVGGFSRVVLECDDVRKTCDELRERGVPCEWADGGGYAVVTDPSGNEFVLAPR; translated from the coding sequence TCGGATCAGGACGAAGCCATCGGGTTCTTCGTCGGCGTTCTCGGTTTCGAGAAGCGGGTGGACGTGGAGATCGGCGGGAGGCGGTGGGTCGAAGTGGCCCCGCCCGGCGCCGACACCGTGCTGACCCCGTACACCTGGGTCGAGCACCACGGTGACCGGGTCGGCGGCTTCAGCCGGGTTGTCCTGGAGTGCGACGACGTCCGCAAGACATGCGACGAGCTGCGGGAACGCGGTGTTCCGTGCGAGTGGGCCGATGGCGGCGGCTACGCGGTGGTGACCGACCCGTCCGGCAACGAGTTCGTGCTCGCGCCGCGCTGA